From Halapricum desulfuricans, a single genomic window includes:
- a CDS encoding phosphoribosylanthranilate isomerase codes for MTRVKVCGFTDEADLAAAVSAGVDAVGLIAGVTVETPRGIPLAEASRLAETVPPLVSTVLVTMPADVAETRDRIEQVGPDAVQVHGLDPEAVATLGDAPADVIAAVDPTDTDLNAYAEAADALLVDSIDAEGGGGTGETHDWERTREIVDSLDVPVILAGGLTPGNVAEAVETVDPFAVDVASGVEREGGRKDHDAVEQFVERATRARVVP; via the coding sequence ATGACGCGGGTCAAGGTCTGTGGGTTCACCGACGAGGCCGACCTCGCGGCTGCGGTCTCGGCCGGCGTCGACGCCGTCGGACTGATCGCCGGCGTCACCGTGGAAACGCCCCGTGGGATCCCACTTGCCGAGGCGTCCCGACTGGCGGAGACGGTTCCGCCGCTCGTCTCGACCGTCCTCGTGACGATGCCCGCCGACGTGGCCGAAACACGTGATCGGATCGAACAGGTTGGCCCCGACGCCGTCCAGGTCCACGGGCTCGACCCCGAGGCGGTCGCCACGCTCGGGGACGCGCCCGCCGACGTGATCGCCGCAGTCGATCCGACCGATACGGATCTGAACGCCTATGCCGAGGCCGCTGACGCGCTGCTCGTCGACTCGATCGACGCCGAGGGTGGCGGCGGCACCGGCGAGACCCACGACTGGGAGCGCACTCGCGAGATCGTCGACTCCCTCGACGTGCCCGTTATCCTGGCCGGCGGGCTCACGCCCGGCAACGTCGCCGAGGCCGTCGAGACGGTCGATCCGTTTGCGGTCGACGTCGCCAGCGGCGTCGAACGCGAGGGCGGCCGCAAGGATCACGACGCAGTCGAGCAGTTTGTCGAGCGGGCTACCCGGGCCCGGGTCGTACCATGA